Proteins co-encoded in one Stomoxys calcitrans chromosome 5, idStoCalc2.1, whole genome shotgun sequence genomic window:
- the LOC106088394 gene encoding male accessory gland serine protease inhibitor-like: MNIISVILFFTTMVLVVNGQCRNAPAQPNCGDRLNTGHGGHGCHRGARWWYDRSSNSCKEFSYHGCGGNQNRWCSKAACENRCRRH, encoded by the exons ATGAATATAATCTCCGTCATTTTATTTTTCACCACAATGGTCCTTGTCGTCAATGGACAATGCCGCAATGCGCCAG CGCAACCCAATTGTGGAGACCGACTAAACACTGGACATGGTGGCCATGGTTGCCACAGGGGTGCAAGATGGTGGTACGACCGATCCTCGAATTCTTGCAAGGAATTCTCATATCATGGCTGTGGTGGCAATCAGAATCGTTGGTGCTCCAAGGCAGCCTGCGAAAATCGTTGCAGACGTCATTAA
- the LOC131997729 gene encoding kunitz-like toxin PcKuz3 yields the protein MNKLLCFFFLMAAILVAAHGQCRNDPDRHSCSQPRRLGNLGSNCHSVTRWWYDKSSRSCKEFKYRGCGGNSNRYCSKSACQNHCM from the exons atgaataaattactttgcttcttcttcttgaTGGCAGCAATCCTTGTAGCTGCACATGGACAATGTCGCAATGATCCAG ATCGTCACAGTTGCAGTCAACCACGTCGTTTGGGTAATTTAGGATCTAATTGTCATAGTGTTACCAGATGGTGGTATGACAAATCATCACGCAGCTGCAAGGAGTTTAAATATCGCGGCTGTGGTGGCAACAGTAATCGTTATTGCTCGAAGTCTGCATGTCAAAATCACTGCATGTGA